A region from the Prosthecobacter algae genome encodes:
- a CDS encoding N-acetylmuramoyl-L-alanine amidase encodes MNLPPARSQILWLCFAISLFLGSLAQAFDTVVLDAGHGDHDRGAAIGYVYEKHLALDTARRVEQLLRKEGIKVIMTRSRDVFIPLQDRSAAGNRYGNAIFVSVHYNYNRGGSGSGVETFYHFSRGYTLAAYIQAYLVQRTRMTNRGVKHASFHVIRKTERNPAVLVECGFVSNPTERARMMTGEFRARIAEGIAQGIVAYKRAK; translated from the coding sequence ATGAATCTCCCCCCCGCTCGGTCTCAGATCCTCTGGCTTTGCTTCGCCATCAGCCTGTTCCTAGGCTCCCTGGCCCAGGCTTTCGATACGGTGGTCCTGGATGCCGGACATGGTGACCATGACCGCGGTGCTGCCATCGGTTACGTTTATGAGAAGCATCTCGCCCTGGATACCGCCCGGCGCGTGGAGCAGCTCCTGCGCAAAGAAGGCATCAAGGTCATCATGACCCGCAGCCGCGATGTGTTCATACCTCTGCAAGACCGCTCCGCCGCAGGCAACCGCTACGGCAATGCTATCTTTGTCAGCGTGCACTACAACTACAACCGCGGCGGCAGCGGCAGCGGTGTCGAGACCTTCTACCACTTTTCCCGGGGCTACACCCTGGCTGCCTACATCCAGGCCTACCTCGTACAGCGCACCCGCATGACCAATCGCGGGGTCAAGCACGCCAGCTTCCACGTCATCCGCAAAACAGAGCGCAACCCCGCAGTTCTAGTGGAGTGCGGATTCGTCAGCAACCCCACAGAGCGCGCCCGCATGATGACAGGTGAATTCCGCGCCCGCATCGCCGAAGGCATCGCCCAGGGCATCGTGGCTTACAAACGGGCCAAATAA
- a CDS encoding alpha/beta hydrolase, whose translation MSRLSSLIFTVTLAVATLAGQAQTAAVPQPTLANVAYGKHEKQVLDFYQAASDKPVPLLFFIHGGGWMNGDKANPDFLAKCLESGISVVSINYRLIPDVSADKSVPPVKACLDDSARALQFVRSKAAEWKIDKTRIGGCGGSAGGFNTLWLAFHPDMADAKSADPVARESTRLTCALGFVPQTSLDPQQMRDWIPNNDYGHHAFLLASYQEFVDKRESLMPWIEKFSPYALATSDDPPVYLFYDSVPAMGKEAKDPPHSANFGVGLEEKLKKVGIPYELNYTGGPQVKHPDIFGFLLEHLK comes from the coding sequence ATGAGCCGCCTTTCTTCTTTGATCTTTACTGTTACTTTGGCCGTCGCCACGCTGGCGGGCCAGGCCCAGACTGCCGCTGTGCCGCAGCCGACTCTGGCCAATGTGGCCTATGGGAAGCATGAAAAGCAGGTGCTGGATTTTTACCAGGCGGCCTCTGACAAGCCCGTGCCGCTGCTGTTTTTCATCCACGGGGGGGGCTGGATGAATGGGGACAAGGCGAATCCTGACTTTCTGGCGAAGTGTCTTGAATCCGGGATCTCGGTGGTATCCATCAACTACCGGCTGATCCCGGATGTGAGTGCGGACAAAAGTGTGCCGCCGGTGAAAGCTTGTCTGGATGATTCGGCCCGCGCGTTGCAATTCGTACGCAGCAAAGCGGCGGAGTGGAAGATCGACAAAACTCGCATCGGCGGCTGCGGCGGTTCTGCGGGCGGATTCAATACTCTCTGGCTGGCCTTTCACCCGGACATGGCCGATGCCAAAAGTGCGGACCCTGTGGCCCGTGAATCTACCCGGCTGACCTGCGCACTGGGCTTTGTCCCACAAACATCCCTGGACCCGCAGCAGATGCGCGACTGGATTCCTAACAATGATTATGGTCATCACGCTTTTCTGCTGGCCAGCTACCAGGAGTTTGTGGACAAGCGCGAGTCGCTGATGCCGTGGATTGAAAAGTTTTCGCCCTATGCCCTGGCGACCTCGGATGACCCGCCCGTGTATCTGTTTTATGACTCCGTGCCTGCCATGGGCAAGGAGGCCAAAGACCCGCCGCACTCCGCCAACTTTGGGGTGGGTCTGGAAGAGAAGCTCAAGAAAGTAGGCATCCCGTATGAACTGAATTATACCGGAGGTCCCCAGGTG